The following coding sequences are from one Burkholderia stabilis window:
- a CDS encoding IclR family transcriptional regulator domain-containing protein produces the protein MKKPELDRRDWIAGLEKGLMILEAFDSQHARMTPTQAAARTGLTRTAARRYLLTLESLGYVYTDGKLYGLTPRVLRVGWSYFDSARLPRTVQPYLQQLSASLNESAYVSVLDGWELVFIARNGVSRVMTTGFVLGARVPAPLTSPGVVLLAHHPDREAVRAWLDDTELPPFTPHTITNKARLLEQVDQARDAGFAAIEQQLQVGVRGIAVPLKNRHGEVVAALSTNMPIGTETTDAAVRRVLPHLQEAALAMLNVL, from the coding sequence ATGAAAAAGCCCGAACTCGACCGACGCGACTGGATTGCCGGCCTCGAAAAAGGCCTGATGATCCTCGAGGCATTCGACAGCCAGCATGCGCGCATGACGCCCACGCAGGCCGCCGCGCGCACCGGCCTCACGCGCACGGCCGCGCGGCGCTACCTGCTGACGCTCGAATCGCTCGGTTACGTCTACACCGACGGCAAGCTGTACGGCCTCACCCCGCGCGTGCTGCGGGTCGGCTGGTCGTACTTCGATTCAGCGCGGCTGCCGCGCACGGTTCAGCCCTATCTGCAGCAACTGAGCGCGTCGCTGAACGAATCGGCATACGTCAGCGTGCTCGACGGGTGGGAGCTGGTGTTCATCGCGCGCAACGGCGTGTCGCGCGTGATGACGACCGGCTTCGTGCTCGGCGCGCGCGTGCCGGCGCCGCTCACGTCGCCGGGTGTCGTGCTGCTCGCCCATCATCCCGATCGCGAAGCCGTGCGCGCATGGCTCGACGACACCGAACTGCCGCCGTTCACGCCGCACACGATCACCAACAAGGCGCGGCTGCTCGAACAGGTCGACCAGGCGCGCGACGCGGGTTTCGCGGCGATCGAACAGCAATTGCAGGTCGGCGTGCGCGGGATCGCGGTGCCGCTGAAGAACCGTCACGGCGAAGTGGTCGCCGCGTTGAGCACGAACATGCCGATCGGGACGGAGACGACCGACGCGGCCGTGCGGCGCGTGCTGCCGCATCTGCAGGAAGCCGCGCTCGCGATGCTGAACGTGCTGTAG